From the genome of Ptychodera flava strain L36383 chromosome 22, AS_Pfla_20210202, whole genome shotgun sequence, one region includes:
- the LOC139123040 gene encoding adenosine receptor A1-like, whose amino-acid sequence MSTENTSLSLNIAATSMEMATTVSDPTLSPSSDDVISYAVFYGYYYSILILLTVVNIAGNSLVVAAVMKFRALRSNVNSYFIASLACSDILCGTFYCLYQLGHMHTSVISQMGSSWVACQVIFSILNAGFLCSSYNLVTITVIRYIAVSDPLKFMGRVTKRRAIVTIATIWLLSVVVSFSINIKRQPDTYTGICLYEKFQSVWHLVVILVSYTMIPWILMIILYTRIVVLVRYRLRTNAAKQNQVQPSDQPRPESKVDPHILKKELKMTKTVAFVLGYFIFAWIPLMTYLFVSLSCKTCNINHNVRGTVRLLLQTNSCVNVFIYAGTNQEFKKALRALVCRFCNRRNSQIDQDASLNTLATNACPSV is encoded by the exons ATGTCGACCGAGAACACGTCATTGTCGCTGAACATCGCTGCGACGTCAATGGAGATGGCTACAACTGTTTCGGATCCGACGCTGTCGCCGTCTTCAGACGATGTGATATCCTATGCGGTGTTTTACGGCTATTATTACTCAATCCTGATTCTTCTCACGGTTGTAAACATCGCCGGTAATTCTCTGGTCGTAGCCGCTGTTATGAAATTTCGGGCGCTTCGGAGCAATGTGAACAGCTACTTCATTGCCAGTCTAGCGTGTTCCGACATTTTGTGTGGTACCTTTTATTGTCTCTACCAGCTTGGCCATATGCACACAAGTGTCATCTCACAGATGGGGT CCAGCTGGGTTGCCTGCCAGGTTATTTTCTCTATTCTCAACGCCGGTTTTTTGTGCTCGTCGTATAACTTGGTTACCATAACGGTAATACGCTACATAGCCGTATCCGATCCATTGAAGTTCATGGGCAGGGTCACGAAACGGCGGGCTATCGTCACGATAGCAACAATATGGCTTCTGTCTGTGGTTGTCTCTTTCTCTATCAACATCAAGCGACAGCCCG ACACATACACAGGAATCTGTTTGTATGAAAAATTCCAAAGCGTTTGGCATTTGGTCGTGATTCTCGTGAGCTACACTATGATCCCGTGGATTCTGATGATCATCCTCTATACGCGAATTGTGGTGCTTGTCCGCTATCGACTGAGAACAAATGCTGCAAAACAG AACCAAGTTCAGCCTAGTGACCAGCCAAGGCCAGAATCGAAAGTTGATCCACACATCTTGAAGAaggaattgaaaatgacaaaaacagtcGCATTTGTGTTGGGATATTTCATCTTTGCCTGGATACCACTTATGACATATCTCTTCGTTTCTCTTTCTTGCAAGACATGTAACATCAATCACAATGTAAG GGGAACAGTGCGACTACTGTTGCAAACCAATTCCTGTGTCAACGTCTTCATATACGCTGGTACGAATCAGGAATTCAAGAAAGCTCTGAGAGCCCTGGTGTGTCGGTTTTGTAATCGCAGGAACTCACAAATCGATCAAGACGCGTCCCTTAATACTCTGGCTACCAATGCCTGCCCCAGCGTTTGA